From Nicotiana tabacum cultivar K326 chromosome 20, ASM71507v2, whole genome shotgun sequence, one genomic window encodes:
- the LOC107768371 gene encoding caffeoylshikimate esterase, whose product MDLTLTSTFRPSLPPEFSFIHRKINQPIILHHNLKCKPLISKNKVITMAIKKPKIEGVSEALNEIASQNLDHAPARRRVRSAFIATQQQLDHILFKMAPADIRVEEWYETNSKGQQIFCKSWLPKPGVRIKGALCFCHGYGDTCTFFFEGIARFISASGYAVYAIDHPGFGLSDGLHGYIPEFDGIVDNVNEQYVKIKGRPEVSGLPCFIFGQSMGGAIALKALLKEPRQWDGVVLVAPMCKIAEDMTPPVLLQKVLIFVSNVTPQAKIVPTKDLAELAFREFKKRKMAPYNVISYSHKTRVKTAVELLNATKYIESQVEKVASPMLILHGAADKVTDPLVSQYLYDKSSSSDKTLKLYEGGYHCILEGEPDDRILTVLNDIISWLDSRCSAN is encoded by the exons ATGGACCTTACTCTAACTTCCACTTTCCGACCATCTTTACCACCTGAATTCTCATTCATTCACCGGAAAATTAACCAACCCATTATTCTCCATCATAATTTGAAGTGTAAACCATTAATTTCAAAGAATAAAGTGATTACTATGGCAATTaaaaagccaaaaattgaaggTGTAAGTGAAGCATTAAATGAAATTGCTTCACAGAATTTGGATCATGCTCCTGCTAGAAGAAGGGTTCGATCAGCTTTTATTGCTACTCAGCAACAGCTTGATCATATCTTATTTAAG ATGGCTCCAGCTGATATCAGAGTAGAAGag TGGTATGAAACAAATTCGAAAGGCCAACAGATTTTCTGTAAAAGTTGGCTGCCAAAGCCAGGCGTACGAATTAAAGGTGCTTTGTGCTTTTGTCATGGATATGGTGATACCTGCACTTTCTTCTTTGAAG GTATTGCAAGGTTTATTTCGGCCTCTGGCTATGCAGTCTATGCGATTGACCATCCCGGTTTTGGTCTCTCGGATGGTTTGCACGGATATATTCCTGAATTTGATGGTATAGTTGACAATGTCAATGAGCAGTATGTGAAGATAAAAG GTAGGCCAGAAGTTAGCGGGCTTCCCTGCTTTATATTTGGGCAATCAATGGGAGGTGCAATTGCTCTGAAAGCTCTTCTAAAGGAACCACGTCAATGGGATGGAGTTGTCCTTGTTGCGCCAATGTGCAAA ATTGCAGAAGACATGACGCCACCAGTTCTCCTACAGAAAGTCTTGATTTTTGTATCAAACGTTACGCCACAAGCAAAGATAGTCCCTACTAAAGATTTGGCAGAATTGGCATTCAGGGAGTtcaagaaaaggaaaatg GCTCCATACAATGTAATCTCTTACTCGCATAAAACACGCGTGAAAACTGCTGTTGAACTCTTAAACGCTACAAAATACATAGAATCGCAGGTGGAAAAG GTGGCATCCCCGATGCTCATTCTTCACGGAGCTGCAGATAAAGTGACGGATCCTCTCGTTAGTCAGTATCTGTATGATAAGTCTTCGAGCAGCGACAAAACTCTTAAGCTCTATGAAGGAGGCTATCACTGCATTCTTGAAGGTGAACCTGATGACAGGATTCTTACTGTGCTCAATGACATTATCTCGTGGCTTGATTCTCGTTGCTCCGCAAATTAG